ttgtgaccacagggaaaacccagttgtggaTCTGATGGACTTACTCCTACCAGAGCCTGAGGCTGGAGTTAGGTGACCTATGTTAGTctttttagcatgcatgtaggctattttattatttttaatatgtttactCTATAATGCTTTCACCCTACAATAAATGTCCTTGCTTCTAAAGAACTGCATGGTAACATAACTGTGAGCCATTAAGCTGTTCATAGCCTttggagagaaaacaaagcacTGGTGCTGGCATGTGTAGGCAATCTGGCTAAACAGTATaggcagagaactgtgcagcctggagaaAGCCTAGccaggagggggagagacatGGTTCTGTACCAAAGAAAGGTGACGGCTGAGAAGCCTAAAATGAGGCCTTCAGTGGATCCCCGGggagaatacaggtgcagttgccctgaactgtgacaatgaCTACCAGATGCTATGGGTGATCCCCAGTTCTACTCTGAGCATGTCCATTCTTCTCTAGGTGCCCCTCCCCTTCTTTCCAGTGAGAGTGGTGGGTAATAGAAGTAAATTAATGATAACAACAGGAGAGTTAAACATTTTTGCCCTAAAAATCTCACAGAAGGGGCAATGAAAACCAATGGGATGTAAACTCTGaacaatatttgatttttttttcatgttggtTCAATTAAAATATCTGGATTGTTCATGGAAAACTGGGCTAATAAAGAGAGAACAATAAGAGTTTGAAAATCAGCACTCTACAATTTTCACTGGAGTCTGTCCTGTTTCTTTCAGGACCCCTTTAGCAAAAAATCTAAAACACTCTGAGATCTGTGCTTTGCTGGAATGACTGCTTTCCATGCGGCTATTTCCCATTATCAGATATGCATAGTGTTGATCTGTGAAGAGTTCTTCACCTCTTGGGAACTGCTGCAAATAAATTCATCAAGGACAATGGTCAGGTTTAACGAGCGAGAGTAAGGCAATTGGGAGTCTCACTTCAACATGGGATGGAAGATGCTTTTGCAACTGCAAAGTAGTATGATTAATATGTCTACTTTTATACATTACTCATAACTGCAgtgatagataggtagatagatagatagatagatagatagatagatagatagatagatttgatTTTCTACCTATCTATCTCAGCTttacaaagaaattaaaaatcgGTAATTATTTTACCTCTTTGTACTATACAATTATATCTAGGTACAGAATGCACCTATGGCTGCAGAAAGAAAACTCTCTACCACAAAATGTCTGACTCCAACCCAATGTATTGCATTAGGATCAAGTTCTGCAACATAGAGGGGGGTGGAACCTTAAGCTGCTTCACTTCCTGTTGCTttgtcctcttcctcctgcagGGATGGAGAACCAGACAGACGTGAGCAAGTTCTTTTTCCTGGGCATCACCAATCTGAGGAGTCTGCAgtgttttctctttcccctcttcctgctgctctaCATGGCCAGTGTTTTGGGGAATGGAGTCATCGTGGCTGTGCTACTGGCCGAGCCCCAGCTTCACactcccatgtacttcttcctgggaaATCTCTCCATCCTAGACATCTTCTACTCCACAGTCACTGTGCCCAAGATGTTAGCCGGCTTCCTCTCAGGGCACCAGACCATCTCCTTCTCCAGCTGCCTGGCACAGCTCCATTTCTTCCATTTCCTGGGCAGCAGTGAGGCCATGCTGCTGGCTGTCATGGCCTACAACCACTACGTGGCCATCTGCAACCCACTGCTCTACACACTGGTCATGAGCCCACAGGCCTGCCTGCTGCTGGTAGGAGTCACCTGGGCCACTGGATTCCTGCACGCCCTGATGCACACGGTCATGACCTCCCGGTTGCACTTCTGTGGCCCCAACCATATCCACCACTTCTTCTGTGACATCAAGCCCCTGCTGAGCCTGGCCTGCAGCAGCACCCACCTCAACCTGAGCCTCCTCCACACCGTCACTGGGATTATTGGTGTGAGTCCATTCATCATCACGCTCCTCTCCTACCTCTACAtcatctccttcctcttcctgaaGGTCCGGTCAcgggaaagcaggagaaaggcctTCTCCACTTGCACCTCCCACCTCACTATGATAGCACTGTACTATGGGACAGTGATCTTTGCCTACAAGCATCCTTCTTCAGGAAGCTCAAAGAAAGAAGAGATGATCATCACCCTAGTGTACAGTGTCATCACCCCAGCTCTGAATCCCCTCATCTACACCCTGAGGAACAGTGAGGTGAAATACGCCACCAGGAAATTCATCACTAGAAAACTCTTCCCTGAAAGGAATTAAataaaatgactgcttcttgttGTGAAGTGAAAAGGAGAGATGTTGACCAAGGGAAATATAATGTAGGGGATCTATCTTCAATATTCTCTGTAGGTGACATTCTTGCAGTGACCAAGATAGAGATGGAAAAATGTCCTCCCAGGATTTCTTCATCTCTAATTACTATGGGGGAAAATGTTTggagattaattttaaatattattccCAAACAAAATTGATATAAAGATTTATAATACATACAATTAATTGAAGTTAAACTACTTTACAGAGATATTGCATAGATTCCAAAACCAAGCACTACAAACCTTGGAAGTTGAAGGTTAacattacatttaaaagaaatctaaCCCTGTTAAGGTTCACAAATGCACAGATCAGGCTTGCAAACTACCTTAACTCTGTCATGTCACAGACTCTTCCAACTTCTCTTCTTGTTAAAACACACTGAAATTTGGTACATAGGTCACATTTgaatatttattgatttattagaTGTAATTCTCATTTCCTCCCATTATTCGTCATGAATGAAATTTCTTTCACTAGAAATCTCTACTCTGGTTTGTATTCACAGCTGGCAACTAATGCAGACCATAGTGATCAAGATATTTTAAGGTCTGTGCAGCCAGCTTAAATGAATCTGATTTTTAAAGCCCCAttgatttgtttcttttcccCACACCTCTCTTCTGGTCACAACAATGGGGAGTTAAGATTTTTTGGATGCCCCAACTGCGCATGTAATAAACCTTGTGTGATTATTTGTGGTATCTGTCTTGGTCCACTTAAGAATTGGGGATCATCCTATGAAATGTCtatatctgtatgaaatttcTGACAGTGGCTCAGCCCCAACTTTCCACCTCAATGTCCTTCTTCCTAGGCAAAACATCTTCTATTCCACAGTCACCATACCCAAGATGCTGGTCGGCTTCCTCTCGGGGCACCAGGCCATCTCCTTTACCATCTGCCTTACCCAGTTCCATTTCTTCCACTTCCTGGGCAGCAGAAAGGCCATTCTGCCAGCTGTCATGGCCCGTCACTGCTACATGGCCCTCTTTAACCCGCTACGCTACATGCTGGTCAGCAACTCATAGGCCTGCCTGTGGCTGATAGCAGCCACCTGGGCCACTTCATCCCCAAACATACTGATGCAACAGTCATGACCTCCTGCCTCTGTTTCTAGTGCCTCAGCTGCTTCTATGACTTCCTTTGTGACATCAAGCTCCTGCTGAGCCTGGCCTGCTATAGCACCCGCCTCAACCTGAGCCTCCTCAATATCATCACTAGGAGCTTCACACTGGGTTCTTTTGTCCCCAAATTCCTGCTGTACCTCTACTTAATTTCCTTCCTCCAGACAATCGTGGGAAATCAGGACCAATATCTTTTCTATCTAAACCTCTCACCCCATGATGGTGTCTCCATGCTATGTACCAACCCTTGGCAACTACATGGCTTCCTCCCCTGGGGTCTCCTCTGAAAGGAACTTTATAGTCATCCACATATACAATGTTGTCACCGCAATTCTGAACCCCATGATCTATCTCTCAGGAATGAGGAGTTGAAATTTGCCCTGTAGAAATTGCTGAACAGAAAACTCTTCCATGAAAGgacatgaataaaaaaaaaaaagtcacataaaaccctttaaaattatgattaaaaCCTTTTAGTCTTTTTGGACTCCAAGATTTTAAAGTTTACAttagattccccctctcccctcatttttttcctcttcaaggTATCACTGTAGAGCAGTGCTAAGTTTGTTTGGGTGCCCTAATATCATTTCTTGCTGTAACATGTATGCATCTTGTTTaactttcattttgaatttcctgTGGGATTTTGTGGGGAAATTATACCTTGGTAATGTATTCTACCCTAAATTAAGGACATGTTCTCTAAACCTTGACTCCATCTTAATGACTGCTGATAGTGAAACTTTGAAGGATAATGGTGAGGAAAATACCATGAACCATACAAAAAATATGTATGCAAAATGTCATTGTTTTAACTAGAAGGGAAGTTGGAAAAAATTATGATAGGGCAGCGTTAAGGTTATTTTGGTGGTTTAACTGTGCATTTTCATTCCTTAATATGTTTGGatttaagtttaaccttaacttGGAAGTTCTTGAGTTTTAACGCTTAATTGTgtataattacaacatccctgcAATGCATTATATCAAAATTTACTGATGTAAAACATTATCTCTGTTTTAACACCGAATTTATGTGGTACTTGCAAAGGGAAGATGGCAATGGAATATATAACTGCAGCAGCCAGTCTGCATTGGACAATGAAAAACAGGTTGCAGGGGACAATCCTGGCCCCTGAACATAACAAAAAGTTGGCAATGAACTATGGAATGTGGGAGAGCAATCGGCGTTAGCCACTGAAAGATTGATTCTACCGGAGAACTCACAGCTGCAGAAATGGGTGGAAGGAGCTGAACAAATGTCAAAGCAAAACTCTCTCATCCCTGCCAATTGTGGGGCAACATTAGatgaattattcattattattattactacatTGACAACTTTAGGCAACAAACGAGATCAGAACCTCGACGACTTGGGAAAAAAAGTGAGAACCAGTCCCTGCCCCTGGAGACCTTCCAAAGTGAAGTGTTTCAGAAGGAAGTATGAGATTTAGGCAACCATAAGCTAGATACGCTAAAGAACTTAGGTGCTatgttaagcacctaaatcccagaatgaGGCCCCACTGGGAGTCACAAAACCCTGCTCAGTGTCGGTGCCTCAACTCTCTTGGAACCTaattttttcaggaaaaatttCCCTCGGCACCTATGATTCTTCCTCTGAGCATGAGGactgcagccccatgccaggtATCTGCACATCTGAGCCCCACAATGATGCAGAAAATAGGGTCTGAGTCGCTGTCTCCAGCAATCCATGGCTGCCAGACCTCCTGGATCATCAGCCTCACAGGCCTTCTGGGGACAATGCCGTGATTGGGTCCATCAGCAGCACAGGTGGGCCTCAGGGATAAAAATTGGGAACCCCTGCATTAGGCAGTGATGTAGGGCTGTTCTGAATAGAAATTCAGTGCTTTCTCTTAAAAATTGTATCTCAAACACAGAATATTATTACCAAAGCCTGAAAAGCTTTTGACCaacaaattttcagtttttgcagaaaataaaatgttcccGACATTGATTTtgataaaaagtcattttttgtcCAAATTGTGTTAGATGGAAAACTGTGACCAGCTCTAGTGCTGAGGTTGAAACAGAGCCTGGCAGGAACCAAAGAGCCTAAAGGAattaggcaccaaactcccaaAGTGTGgtaatgggagttgggcacttgACTCCCTTTGCCACTTTTGAAAAGTCCAGCCTACATTTCCAGCATAGAAAATAAATCTGCCCTGCAAGAATTAGATTTAAATAGCAGGttagatggtcagggatggtctaagtataTTTACTTCTCTCTCAGCATGGGGGCATGGACAAAATgacctcttggggtcccttccatccctacatttctataacgCTACGTAAACAAAACCTTTGGAACATTTTCATGCAAACAGGTCTCACTCCCAAAGGGTTACAGCACAGAGATGATTAAAAATTGGGATCATAGGCATAGACTTCCTTGAGTTCCATTGAAAATCCCAGACATAGACAATACTCTCAGCCTGTTTACAAATTGGATGCAAATATCTTCCAAGCAACTGATGAACAAATGTGGAGgaatttttgtgttttaatatggctaaatgttaACGTATACATCTCAGAATAAACAATGGAGGCCATGCTTACAGGCTGGGGGCCTGGGAAGCATTGACTTTGAAGAAATGTTTGGGAGCACGGAGGACAGGCGGGGGGGTAGTTAGCTGAACatcagctcccagtgcaatgctgtaggCAATAGGACTAATGTGATCCAGGGAcgaacaaacaggaaaatctcGAGTAGAGAGCTTATTGGCATtggtgccactgctgctggaatgctgtgaccagttctggtgtccaccatTCAAGAAGGATGGTGAGAAAcaggagagggttcaaagaagagccacaagaatggctaaaggattagaaaacctgccttatagtgatagactccaagagctcaatctgtttagcttaacaaagggaaggttaaggtGTGACACAGAAAGGTACGATGTGATCCACTgagtggaagttgaagctagacaaattcagactggaaataagatgcacatttttaacagtgagaataattaaccattggaacaatttaccaagggtgatAGATTTTCCATCgctgacaatgtttaaatcaagactggatatttttctaaaagatctactctaggatTATTGTGGGGAagcttctgtggcctgtgttataccggagatcagactagatgatcacaatggtccttcctGGCATTGGAATATATGTATCTGTGAACTTCCCTCCCTTTAAGTTTATCACTGCTTGCCTTTGTGATGCACTGTATCTTATAATAGCACCCTGTAAGTCCCATACTCATAATTTGTATATGATTATGATCTTTTGTATGTAAGATATCCAATGAAAGGTCATGACATGTTGAAACTCATTGTTCTGTTAAAATAGCTGTATCATCATTGTATATGGAATTAGGATATTCTGCTATATGGTTGATATGAAATATGTTGTGTGTCTGGGAGATGCCCACAGCTAGCTATCCGGTGGCAACAAAGGAGGTGACCCACATGCAAACAGGCATTAAGCAACCATCACAAGCCATTGACTAGAGGGGTAATTGTGAACAAGAGGCTTACAATTCTGTAAGAGACAGTTAcgcaagcaccacacaatggggatTGCTCAATTCTATGACTCACTTGCGCAACCGCCCTCCAGGACATGCCTAGGCCAGTATCTTCTCTGGGACATGAGATGAATtgagagtataaaataagggacagtggcaTCCTGAGACCACTACTCTCCTCCCTCACCTATGCTGAAGGtaacaagaatgctgggaagacaaagactttgaactgaggagattggtcccaggctgagaaggaaattcaatctgtgtattaagaactgtagcCTGCCTGtgacatccagtggggtgagaaaagctgtATAAtccaaatcttgcttagtctaaTAAGAATTTAGGATTTAGAATgtgtgtttactttttattttcttaggtaactatctctgacctttatgTCTTatgtctttctgtagttaaacttatttcaatattttctctttaccagtgagtttgtctaaagtgcttggggaatttgctcagattacaaaggctggtgcatgtccactatcCTTTAACAaagtggcaaactaattaatgagcttcaagagaaggtcttgagcagtgtaagacggtgcatttctggggtgcaagactGGGGCCTGGGGGTATTTGctgttgtctctctctctatagttcatgagtggcttagagagcattcatgcaacttCCTTGGTTGAGTCTCTGTACTTTGgtggctgagtgataacagctgcTTGTCACTAGGAAAGCATGagagacagtccaggcaggagagTTAAGGGGgatgaaaaattttcagttttccagttttcagatggaaaataaaacattttttgtagGAAGGAGATTTTgggaagaaatgtttgttttgtccCAAACCCAGTTTTTGGCCAGTAAGTTGTTCATCCTGAAACTGAATGGTGATGCTATAAATGTCAAAGACATTAACTATTTTCATGCTGATCAAATAAAGCAAGCAAGAAGAGGGACAGTCTCTTGTGAGTGACATTTTAGTTTGAATTGTGAATGGGTGGAGCTTAGGTTGTGGTCAGAGCCGGGAAGATTAACTCCACTCTTTCTTTTGCAATATGGACTGGGGATATTCAAACAAAATAACTTTGCaagcaggagcggctccaggcaccagcgcagcaagcacgtgcctggggtggcaagccacggggaaCAGCGTGCCAGTTGCTATgtgggtggcagtcaggctgctttcggcAGTATGCCTGCCgaaggtccgccagtcccgtggcttcagcggaaATTCGGCCTGGACTCCAATGGCACggcaccagcagacctcctgcaggcatgccaccaaatccacATGGCCAGCAGATCACCAACAGGTGCACTGCCGAATCCGTGTGACCAGCAGACCACCAGCAGATGCGCTGCCGAATCCATGTGACCAGGAGACCGCCAGCAGGCGTGCTGCCAAAAGACGCCTGCATGccttgcttgggacagcaaaaaacagCACTGCTCCTGTTTGCAAGGGGTGCCTAAATGTTCCTGAAACAGCCCTTCCAAAGCATCTCTACCATGCTCCTCTACCAATATGGGAAGGTGGGTAGAAAACACAATTCATCTCATAGTTCAATGATTTCCTCAGAGCTAAGGGTAACATTCAGAAATTCTCAAAACCACACTCTGTGTTGGCCTTCTTTATGAGTTTGTTGCCGTATAAAGTTCTCAAGTCAAACccccagctggcataaatcaatgTCGCTCTGTTGGAGTCAGTGGGACAGACCcccagctgatataaatcagcattgctcttATCAgaatcaatggggccagatctccagctggtgtaaatctgcacgTCTCTGTTGGAATCAATGGGATCAAATGCCCAGCATTGCCCCACTAGAGTCAATGGGGACAGATccccatctggtgtaaatcagcaatagTGACATTGATGCCTTATTCTTGGAAGAGGCATTGCTTCTGCTTTGAAATGAAACTCTTCTTCCCCTGAATCATACTTGGTTGGACAAGctggtttttcatttgtttagcTGGGGCCCTACTGAATTTCAGCGAAAGTCAGGTGCCCAActcctttaggctcctttgaGAGTTCCAACCTGAGTAACTGAAAACACTATTGATTGTATAGGACTTAATCCTACAAAGTGCTGGGAATTGCCTTTAAAGGCTCCCAACTCCAACTGAGAACTTAAATCTCAGTAATTTAAGAGGAGAATTTCTATAGGAGTTAGGTGTCCAGTTCCTATTGAATTTCCAAGAGAATCAGGTGCCTAATTCCCTCAGCCTCCTTTGAGATTCCCAGCCTGTAGCCGatcggactcacccctgcggcacctcctgctggtctgttctGAGAATTAGCTTATTCCAGCTCTGGAGCcgcctctgcaggccggtgatctgcctgtcctctggcccccatttccctccctggaacccggtgcccttttacttggggtgctgccccctcgCAGTACCCCctagtcttagggtctcccctccctggggaacccccaccctctatccccttGCCTCAGTAATGGTTACTGCtagtcatcgtctagccccatgccccggggcagactgcagtatcagccactcatcataggcaaaagggtttggacctgttgccttgGCTTACCCCTGGGCTGACCTCTATAAcacccagtaccttttagccc
Above is a genomic segment from Chelonoidis abingdonii isolate Lonesome George chromosome 25, CheloAbing_2.0, whole genome shotgun sequence containing:
- the LOC116833357 gene encoding olfactory receptor 12D1-like — protein: MENQTDVSKFFFLGITNLRSLQCFLFPLFLLLYMASVLGNGVIVAVLLAEPQLHTPMYFFLGNLSILDIFYSTVTVPKMLAGFLSGHQTISFSSCLAQLHFFHFLGSSEAMLLAVMAYNHYVAICNPLLYTLVMSPQACLLLVGVTWATGFLHALMHTVMTSRLHFCGPNHIHHFFCDIKPLLSLACSSTHLNLSLLHTVTGIIGVSPFIITLLSYLYIISFLFLKVRSRESRRKAFSTCTSHLTMIALYYGTVIFAYKHPSSGSSKKEEMIITLVYSVITPALNPLIYTLRNSEVKYATRKFITRKLFPERN